From Rhizobium sp. NZLR1, a single genomic window includes:
- a CDS encoding catalase, whose amino-acid sequence MAKKTSKISPSDSATIHDQKLHRGAGGELHQFAEDGMPVLTTAQGGPVSDDQNTLRVGARGPALIEDFHFREKIFHFDHERIPERVVHARGYGAHGYFETYESLAAYTRADLFQRPGEKTPAFVRFSTVAGSKGSVDLARDVRGFAVKLYTQQGNWDLVGNNIPVFFIQDAIKFPDVIHSVKPEPDREFPQAQSAHDNFWDFITLTPESMHMIMWVMSDRAIPRSFRFMEGFGVHTFRFINAADESTFVKFHWKPKLGLQSVAWNEAVKINGADPDFHRRDLWQSVQSGNFPEWELCVQLFDQDFADTFDFDILDPTKIIPEEVLPVKPVGRLVLDRMPENFFAETEQVAFMTQNVPPGIDFSNDPLLQGRNFSYLDTQLKRLGGPNFTHLPINAPKCPFHNFQQDGHMAMRNPVGRVNYQPNSWNQGPRESPVQGYRHFPAEEQGPKVRLRPESFADHYSQARQFFISQTPPEQRHIAAALIFELSKVETPVIRERMVSHLMNIDETLASKVGHALGFKSMPKPADAAMPTRQDLEPSPALSIIERGPKRFEGRKLGILVSDGTDAAIFKALLAEITEQRASFEVIAPKIGGVTLSDGNWIEAHQMIDGGPSVLYDAVALLPSSAGTSDLLKEATAHDFVSDAFVHCKFIGYVETALPLMQKAGIADSRDEGVIALGAAGDVSAFVKVLGKLRVWGREPSVKRN is encoded by the coding sequence ATGGCCAAGAAGACGTCCAAGATCTCGCCCTCGGACAGTGCAACGATCCATGATCAGAAACTGCATCGCGGTGCAGGCGGTGAGCTTCATCAGTTTGCCGAAGACGGCATGCCGGTGTTGACCACGGCTCAAGGCGGCCCCGTCTCCGACGATCAGAATACGCTTCGCGTCGGCGCCCGTGGCCCCGCCCTCATCGAGGACTTCCATTTTCGCGAGAAGATTTTTCATTTCGACCACGAGCGCATCCCCGAGCGGGTCGTCCATGCGCGCGGTTACGGCGCCCATGGCTACTTCGAAACATACGAATCGCTGGCCGCCTATACCCGGGCCGATCTTTTCCAGCGGCCTGGCGAAAAGACGCCAGCCTTCGTACGGTTTTCCACAGTTGCCGGCAGCAAGGGTTCCGTTGATCTGGCGCGCGACGTTCGTGGTTTCGCGGTGAAGCTCTATACGCAGCAGGGTAATTGGGATCTGGTCGGCAATAACATTCCCGTCTTCTTCATTCAGGACGCAATCAAATTTCCCGACGTCATCCATTCCGTGAAGCCGGAGCCCGACAGGGAATTTCCGCAGGCGCAGTCGGCGCATGACAATTTCTGGGACTTCATCACCCTCACCCCCGAAAGCATGCACATGATCATGTGGGTCATGTCGGACCGCGCCATCCCGCGCTCCTTTCGTTTCATGGAGGGTTTCGGTGTTCACACCTTCCGCTTCATCAACGCCGCCGATGAATCGACCTTCGTCAAATTCCATTGGAAACCGAAACTTGGCCTGCAATCCGTCGCATGGAACGAGGCGGTCAAAATCAATGGTGCGGATCCGGACTTCCATCGCCGCGACCTCTGGCAGTCGGTCCAGTCAGGAAACTTCCCGGAATGGGAGCTCTGTGTCCAGCTCTTCGATCAGGACTTCGCCGATACGTTCGACTTCGACATCCTCGATCCGACGAAGATCATTCCCGAGGAGGTCTTGCCGGTCAAACCGGTCGGCCGTCTCGTGCTCGACCGAATGCCCGAAAACTTTTTCGCCGAGACCGAGCAGGTCGCCTTCATGACGCAGAACGTTCCGCCCGGCATCGATTTCAGCAACGACCCGCTTCTGCAGGGACGGAACTTCTCCTATCTCGACACGCAGCTGAAACGTCTGGGTGGTCCGAATTTCACCCATCTGCCGATCAATGCTCCGAAATGTCCCTTCCACAATTTCCAACAGGATGGCCATATGGCGATGCGCAATCCTGTCGGGCGGGTCAATTACCAACCGAACTCCTGGAATCAAGGGCCACGAGAATCGCCGGTTCAGGGCTATCGTCACTTCCCCGCCGAGGAGCAGGGTCCCAAAGTCCGGTTGCGGCCGGAAAGCTTTGCCGATCATTACAGCCAGGCCAGGCAGTTCTTCATCAGCCAGACACCGCCGGAGCAACGCCATATCGCGGCAGCGCTGATCTTCGAACTGAGCAAGGTCGAGACACCTGTCATTCGCGAACGCATGGTCTCGCATCTGATGAACATCGATGAGACCCTGGCCAGCAAGGTCGGCCACGCGCTCGGCTTCAAATCGATGCCGAAACCTGCCGATGCCGCCATGCCGACGCGGCAGGATCTCGAGCCGTCGCCGGCGCTCAGCATTATCGAGCGCGGTCCGAAGCGGTTCGAAGGACGCAAGCTCGGCATTCTTGTCAGCGATGGTACCGATGCCGCTATCTTCAAGGCGCTGCTTGCTGAAATCACCGAACAGAGGGCAAGTTTCGAAGTGATCGCGCCAAAGATCGGCGGCGTGACGCTCTCGGACGGCAATTGGATCGAGGCGCATCAGATGATCGACGGAGGACCCTCGGTGCTCTACGACGCCGTCGCGCTCCTCCCCTCGTCGGCGGGAACGAGTGACCTGCTGAAGGAGGCCACGGCCCATGATTTCGTGTCGGATGCCTTCGTGCACTGCAAGTTCATCGGCTATGTGGAAACAGCGCTGCCACTCATGCAGAAGGCCGGAATTGCCGATTCACGGGATGAGGGCGTGATTGCGCTCGGAGCGGCTGGGGATGTATCGGCCTTCGTCAAGGTGCTTGGCAAACTGCGTGTCTGGGGCCGCGAACCCTCGGTCAAACGGAATTGA
- a CDS encoding KTSC domain-containing protein, whose product MDWAALKSKHVHAAYDADSRDLHVKFPGSPPVKHADIPPHVYQNLLETSDPHFYYSYYVAPSRVSRGGRHPVSVSHALKLVLLLAVCSLLMVTSLDPGPSGVFEESELRSN is encoded by the coding sequence ATGGATTGGGCTGCCCTCAAATCGAAGCACGTGCATGCGGCATACGACGCCGACAGCCGGGATCTCCACGTAAAATTCCCGGGTTCTCCACCAGTGAAACATGCGGATATTCCGCCGCACGTCTACCAGAACCTGCTGGAAACGAGTGATCCGCACTTCTATTACAGTTATTATGTTGCGCCTTCCCGCGTATCACGGGGTGGGCGACATCCGGTCTCGGTCTCCCACGCGCTGAAGCTCGTCCTCCTGCTTGCCGTCTGCAGCCTCCTCATGGTGACCAGCCTCGATCCGGGTCCCAGTGGAGTGTTCGAGGAAAGCGAACTCAGGTCGAATTAG
- a CDS encoding DUF2497 domain-containing protein, whose amino-acid sequence MAQPGVAREPSMEEILASIRQIIESNEPGAGKAISASLPPVYGADEDENGSEIHLTVDDTYAGVEFPEPAMRSSDPRFVAANSAGTAPEAEVPARALSLADVAARVRAASERSAVQAGQALREIPSGFRQPEPQPAVMPEPPRAAVPQPQPAQPVFPPASVAPVPQAVIEQPAEPVYAEAPRVPVDEPAPTVETMPPALEPAQSSAERFLPSVMDEVQPTLLSQDAGLQISRSFEELAAAIDGAERRSLDEIAEDMLRPMLREWLDDNLPTLVERLVREEIERVARGPRR is encoded by the coding sequence ATGGCTCAGCCAGGTGTAGCGCGTGAACCGTCCATGGAAGAAATTCTGGCCTCCATTCGCCAGATCATCGAAAGCAATGAGCCCGGCGCCGGCAAGGCGATCTCCGCATCCCTGCCGCCGGTCTACGGCGCCGATGAGGACGAGAACGGCTCCGAAATCCATCTGACGGTGGATGACACCTATGCCGGCGTGGAGTTCCCCGAACCGGCCATGCGCTCCTCCGATCCGCGTTTCGTCGCCGCCAATTCGGCCGGCACCGCCCCTGAAGCAGAAGTGCCGGCCCGCGCCCTGTCGCTTGCCGATGTCGCCGCCCGCGTGCGCGCCGCCTCCGAGCGCAGCGCCGTGCAGGCCGGTCAGGCACTGCGTGAGATTCCGAGCGGCTTCCGCCAGCCCGAACCGCAGCCGGCAGTGATGCCGGAGCCGCCGCGTGCAGCAGTACCGCAGCCGCAGCCGGCGCAGCCTGTTTTTCCTCCGGCTAGCGTTGCACCTGTTCCGCAGGCGGTGATCGAGCAGCCGGCCGAGCCGGTCTATGCGGAAGCACCGCGGGTACCGGTCGACGAGCCGGCGCCCACCGTCGAAACTATGCCGCCGGCTTTGGAACCCGCACAGTCCTCGGCCGAACGTTTCCTGCCGAGCGTCATGGACGAGGTCCAGCCGACGCTGCTTTCACAGGATGCCGGTCTGCAGATCAGCCGCTCTTTCGAGGAGCTCGCCGCCGCGATCGACGGTGCGGAGCGCCGCTCGCTGGACGAGATCGCCGAGGATATGCTGCGCCCGATGCTGCGCGAATGGTTGGACGACAATCTGCCGACGCTGGTCGAGCGGCTGGTGCGTGAAGAGATCGAGCGCGTGGCGCGCGGCCCGCGCCGCTGA
- a CDS encoding PHB depolymerase family esterase, translating to MRSMSDTLARLAALRGTLRPQPTQDNSDLVALEAFGANPGALGGHTYLPTKRGKNMALVVVLHGCIQTAAGYDIGSGWSRLAEDYGFALLFPEQRRANNPNLCFNWFNPEDTRRDHGEVSSIRQMIAKLVAEHGIDSRRVFVTGLSAGGAMAAAMLATYPEVFAGGAIIAGLPYASAATIPEAFDRMRGHGGPTAEELELRLRSASGHKGPWPTLSLWQGTADRTVVPANANAIVEQWRNIHSVDASPSRVEDIGRHQRRVWTDAHGVEVIELYTIAGMDHGTPLDVGTGYGASGPFMLDVGISSTVEIARSWGLVPSFEKRLVAKSSAAQPENATAPFAAESDRGGIQKVIEDALRSAGLLR from the coding sequence ATGAGATCTATGTCAGACACTCTCGCACGCCTTGCTGCGCTGCGTGGAACGCTTCGCCCCCAACCCACGCAGGACAATTCCGATCTTGTCGCCTTGGAGGCGTTTGGCGCAAACCCGGGTGCTTTGGGAGGCCATACCTATCTGCCGACGAAGCGCGGGAAAAACATGGCGCTGGTCGTCGTCCTGCACGGCTGCATCCAGACTGCCGCCGGCTATGATATCGGGTCGGGGTGGTCGCGATTGGCCGAGGACTATGGCTTCGCGCTACTGTTTCCCGAGCAGCGACGGGCAAACAATCCAAACCTCTGCTTCAACTGGTTTAACCCGGAGGACACAAGACGCGATCACGGCGAGGTCTCTTCCATTCGCCAGATGATCGCAAAACTCGTTGCCGAACACGGTATCGACAGCCGGCGCGTGTTCGTGACGGGGCTTTCGGCCGGTGGCGCCATGGCCGCCGCCATGCTTGCCACCTATCCGGAGGTTTTTGCCGGCGGCGCGATCATTGCGGGCCTGCCCTATGCAAGCGCCGCGACCATTCCCGAGGCATTCGACCGAATGCGCGGCCACGGCGGTCCGACGGCAGAAGAACTTGAATTGCGGTTGAGAAGCGCTTCAGGGCACAAAGGTCCCTGGCCGACATTATCACTCTGGCAGGGAACCGCCGACAGAACCGTCGTGCCAGCCAATGCGAATGCGATCGTGGAGCAATGGAGAAATATCCACAGCGTCGACGCATCGCCGTCACGCGTCGAGGATATCGGGCGACATCAGCGAAGGGTGTGGACCGATGCTCATGGGGTCGAGGTGATTGAGCTTTATACGATTGCCGGGATGGATCACGGCACTCCGCTCGATGTCGGCACCGGCTACGGGGCAAGCGGCCCCTTCATGCTTGACGTCGGAATTTCCTCGACGGTGGAAATTGCCAGATCCTGGGGTCTGGTTCCCTCGTTTGAAAAGCGACTCGTCGCCAAATCCTCTGCTGCGCAACCGGAAAACGCCACGGCTCCATTCGCCGCGGAGAGCGACCGTGGCGGCATTCAGAAGGTCATTGAAGACGCCCTTCGATCCGCCGGCCTGCTGCGGTAA
- a CDS encoding low affinity iron permease family protein codes for MSNKPNFFSSFATLVADFSGKPFTFVAALALVLAWAISGPFFGYSETWQLVINTTTTIITFLMVFVLQNSQNRDGKAVQAKLDELILTSQAANKFVGIEKLEEEELREMSKTLAAQADCVEEKADEKSAAEAASA; via the coding sequence ATGTCGAACAAACCCAACTTCTTCTCTTCCTTTGCAACCCTCGTCGCCGATTTCTCGGGAAAGCCGTTCACCTTCGTAGCGGCGCTGGCGCTCGTACTTGCATGGGCGATCTCCGGCCCGTTTTTCGGCTATTCTGAAACCTGGCAGCTTGTGATCAATACAACCACGACCATCATCACCTTCCTGATGGTATTTGTCTTGCAGAACAGCCAGAACCGCGACGGAAAGGCGGTCCAGGCCAAGCTTGACGAACTCATCCTGACGAGCCAGGCCGCCAACAAGTTTGTCGGTATCGAAAAGCTGGAGGAGGAGGAACTCAGGGAAATGAGCAAGACGCTTGCCGCGCAAGCCGACTGCGTCGAGGAAAAAGCGGATGAAAAGTCTGCCGCAGAGGCGGCATCCGCCTGA
- a CDS encoding low affinity iron permease family protein, translating into MRWCFRQISDLAVLWAGHRVVPVTLVAFVATWAAVGLSFSFPRQWLLLTNMVGTAIIFFILLLVQHSQNRDMMALHAKLDELIRSSKARNHWIAAEKKDADAIEEMRQQHHDQISKTMN; encoded by the coding sequence ATGCGCTGGTGCTTTCGACAGATCTCCGACTTAGCCGTCTTATGGGCAGGGCATCGTGTGGTCCCTGTCACGCTGGTCGCTTTCGTAGCCACATGGGCGGCAGTCGGCCTGAGTTTTTCCTTCCCGCGGCAGTGGCTTCTGCTGACCAACATGGTCGGTACAGCTATTATATTTTTCATTTTGCTGCTGGTGCAGCACTCGCAAAATCGGGACATGATGGCGCTCCATGCAAAGCTCGACGAACTCATCCGATCAAGCAAGGCAAGAAATCACTGGATTGCGGCTGAGAAGAAAGATGCCGACGCCATCGAGGAAATGCGCCAACAACACCACGACCAGATCTCAAAGACAATGAACTGA
- a CDS encoding protein-L-isoaspartate O-methyltransferase, with product MMDFEAARAKMVDTQVRTTDVTSHSVLTAFLSVPREAFVPEKAKLLAYIDNDVEISAAAPGKPARFLMEASPLAKLLQLAAITKNDFVLEVGCGTGYASALLSIIAGSVIALECDETLAAEAKAQLSGYAKVEVVTGPLEKGYAAGAPYDLIFVNGAVEEVPASLLGQLRDGGRLITVEGYGNAARAKVFVAERGAVSENVFFNASVKPLPGFAKAREFVF from the coding sequence ATGATGGATTTCGAAGCAGCGCGCGCAAAGATGGTCGACACCCAGGTTCGCACGACGGACGTTACCTCGCATTCCGTGCTGACGGCGTTTCTCTCCGTGCCGCGTGAGGCATTCGTGCCGGAGAAGGCGAAGCTGCTGGCTTACATCGACAACGATGTCGAGATATCGGCCGCAGCACCGGGAAAGCCGGCCCGGTTCCTGATGGAGGCATCGCCGCTCGCCAAGCTGCTGCAGCTGGCCGCGATCACCAAGAATGATTTCGTCCTCGAAGTCGGTTGCGGTACGGGTTACGCATCGGCGCTGCTGTCGATCATTGCCGGCTCCGTCATCGCGCTCGAATGCGATGAGACGCTGGCCGCCGAGGCGAAGGCGCAGCTTTCCGGCTATGCCAAAGTCGAAGTCGTGACCGGACCACTCGAAAAGGGCTACGCCGCCGGCGCTCCCTATGATCTGATCTTCGTCAATGGCGCAGTCGAGGAGGTTCCGGCGTCTCTTCTCGGTCAATTGCGTGATGGCGGCCGTTTGATCACCGTCGAAGGTTACGGCAATGCTGCCCGCGCCAAGGTATTCGTCGCCGAGCGCGGCGCCGTTTCGGAAAACGTCTTCTTCAATGCCTCCGTGAAGCCGCTGCCCGGTTTCGCCAAGGCGCGAGAATTCGTTTTCTGA